From Halobacillus sp. Marseille-Q1614, the proteins below share one genomic window:
- the recG gene encoding ATP-dependent DNA helicase RecG codes for MDSRLQLPITEVKGIGEKLAAHLNELGLFTVEDLLFYFPYRYDSYEVKPLTELAHDEKATIEGQLIADPVVQFYGKKKSRLTMNLQVENFAVKAVMFNRAFAKKQLNAGETVTVTGKWDQHRLQITVSQFKKGSAKSQEPIQPVYTLKESVTLVTLRKVIKAAIDEYLEDINEILPEDYVLSYKLPARRQALRQMHYPESRVMLKHAKRRFIYEEFLLFQLKMQLLRKLQREATSGNAQQYNNDTLTDFVQSFPFELTGAQKRSLAGILKDMKSPYRMNRLLQGDVGSGKTAVAAISLYASITAGKQGALMVPTEILAEQHYESLTSLFKDRAKIVLLTGSVKGKKRKEILEQIKNHHVDIIIGTHALIQDDVEFSDLGFVIVDEQHRFGVNQRRSLRDKGLHPDVLFMTATPIPRTLAITAFGDMDVSVIDEMPAGRKPVETYWVKGELTDRVLSFIQKEIQKGHQAYVICPLIEESEQLEVQDAIDLYHKLAEIYEPHITVGLMHGRLGNEEKEEVMKQFAANEIQILVSTTVVEVGVNVPNATLMVVHDAERFGLSQLHQLRGRVGRGAEQSYCVLLADPKNEVGKERMRIMTETTDGFELSEQDLKLRGPGDFFGRKQSGMPEFKVGDMVHDYRALETARQDAAEIISNDLLYQDERFREILHLIEEDENIAGKVLD; via the coding sequence ATGGACAGCCGGTTACAACTCCCTATTACAGAAGTAAAAGGAATCGGCGAGAAACTGGCGGCCCACCTCAATGAGCTGGGCCTGTTCACGGTTGAAGACCTCTTGTTCTATTTTCCATATCGCTATGATTCTTATGAAGTAAAACCATTGACAGAGCTCGCTCATGATGAGAAAGCGACAATTGAAGGGCAGCTGATTGCCGATCCGGTCGTTCAGTTTTATGGGAAAAAGAAATCACGGTTAACGATGAACCTGCAGGTCGAAAATTTTGCCGTAAAAGCCGTTATGTTCAACCGTGCATTTGCGAAGAAGCAGCTGAACGCAGGCGAAACGGTAACGGTTACTGGGAAATGGGATCAGCACCGCCTGCAGATTACCGTCAGTCAATTTAAAAAAGGCTCGGCAAAAAGCCAGGAGCCGATCCAGCCGGTTTACACATTAAAGGAAAGTGTTACTCTAGTTACACTGAGAAAGGTCATTAAAGCAGCGATTGATGAATATTTAGAGGATATTAATGAAATTCTACCGGAGGATTATGTGCTTAGCTACAAGTTACCAGCCCGCAGGCAGGCACTACGTCAAATGCACTACCCGGAAAGCCGGGTGATGCTTAAGCATGCAAAACGCCGCTTTATCTACGAAGAGTTTCTTCTTTTCCAGCTGAAAATGCAGCTTTTGAGAAAGCTGCAAAGGGAAGCGACTTCAGGCAATGCGCAGCAATATAATAATGACACGCTGACAGACTTTGTCCAGTCGTTTCCGTTTGAGCTGACAGGCGCGCAGAAGCGCTCGCTTGCCGGAATTTTAAAAGATATGAAAAGCCCATACCGGATGAATCGTTTACTTCAAGGGGATGTAGGGTCTGGTAAAACGGCTGTCGCTGCGATCTCCCTATACGCTTCAATCACAGCTGGAAAGCAGGGTGCCTTAATGGTTCCGACTGAAATTTTAGCCGAACAGCATTATGAGTCATTGACCAGTTTATTTAAAGACAGGGCAAAAATTGTGCTATTAACAGGCTCGGTTAAAGGTAAAAAACGGAAAGAAATACTTGAGCAGATTAAGAATCATCACGTAGATATTATAATCGGTACACACGCTTTAATCCAGGATGACGTAGAGTTCAGTGACCTTGGCTTTGTCATCGTTGATGAGCAGCACCGATTTGGTGTGAATCAGCGCCGGTCTTTACGGGATAAAGGCCTTCATCCGGATGTATTATTTATGACAGCTACACCTATACCTAGGACACTAGCGATTACGGCTTTTGGCGACATGGATGTTTCGGTTATTGACGAGATGCCGGCAGGAAGAAAACCTGTGGAAACCTACTGGGTAAAAGGTGAATTGACAGATCGTGTCTTGTCTTTTATTCAGAAAGAAATACAAAAAGGTCACCAGGCTTATGTGATCTGCCCGCTGATCGAAGAATCCGAACAGCTGGAAGTCCAGGATGCGATTGACTTATATCATAAGCTGGCAGAAATCTATGAACCTCACATAACTGTCGGCCTCATGCATGGCAGGCTGGGAAACGAAGAAAAAGAAGAAGTGATGAAGCAGTTTGCTGCAAATGAAATTCAAATTCTCGTATCGACCACAGTTGTAGAAGTAGGGGTTAATGTTCCGAATGCTACGCTGATGGTTGTTCATGATGCAGAACGCTTCGGGCTCTCCCAGCTTCACCAGCTTCGGGGGCGGGTCGGACGTGGAGCTGAACAGAGCTACTGTGTTTTACTTGCTGATCCAAAAAATGAAGTAGGAAAAGAAAGAATGAGGATTATGACAGAGACGACAGATGGTTTTGAGCTTTCCGAACAGGACTTAAAACTTCGCGGTCCGGGAGACTTTTTTGGAAGAAAACAGAGCGGGATGCCTGAGTTTAAGGTTGGAGATATGGTGCATGACTACCGGGCACTTGAAACAGCGAGGCAGGATGCTGCTGAGATTATTTCAAATGATCTCCTCTACCAGGACGAAAGGTTCCGTGAAATTCTTCATCTTATTGAAGAAGATGAGAATATAGCAGGAAAAGTACTCGACTAG
- the fabG gene encoding 3-oxoacyl-[acyl-carrier-protein] reductase, with protein sequence MLNDQVALVTGASRGIGRAIAVELGAKGAKVAVNYAGSEDKAEAVVQEIKENGGEAIKIQANVSNADDVKRMVKEVVDQFGRLDILVNNAGITRDNLLMRMKEEEFDDVIDTNLKGVFVCTKGVTRQMMKQKYGRIINISSIVGVSGNPGQANYVAAKAGVIGLTKSNAKELASRNITVNAVAPGYITTDMTDQLTDEQREQMLSMIPLGRLGEGKDIARVVRFLASEDAEYITGQTIHVDGGMVM encoded by the coding sequence ATGCTGAATGATCAAGTAGCTCTTGTTACAGGTGCTTCCCGCGGAATCGGACGGGCAATTGCGGTTGAGCTTGGAGCAAAAGGTGCAAAAGTCGCTGTCAATTACGCAGGAAGTGAAGATAAAGCAGAAGCTGTCGTGCAGGAAATTAAAGAAAACGGCGGCGAAGCGATTAAAATCCAGGCCAATGTTTCTAATGCCGATGACGTTAAGCGCATGGTAAAAGAAGTCGTTGACCAATTTGGCCGTCTCGACATTTTAGTAAATAATGCGGGGATTACGAGAGATAACCTCTTAATGAGAATGAAAGAAGAAGAATTTGATGATGTTATCGATACGAATCTAAAAGGGGTTTTCGTCTGCACAAAAGGCGTCACCCGCCAGATGATGAAACAGAAATATGGCCGCATTATCAACATTTCTTCTATCGTAGGCGTATCTGGAAATCCAGGACAGGCGAACTATGTCGCTGCTAAAGCGGGCGTCATCGGGCTGACCAAATCCAATGCGAAAGAATTGGCTTCCAGAAATATTACGGTTAATGCCGTCGCACCTGGGTATATTACGACAGACATGACCGATCAGCTTACCGATGAGCAGCGCGAGCAGATGCTTTCCATGATTCCGCTTGGAAGATTAGGAGAAGGAAAAGACATCGCCCGTGTTGTCCGTTTCTTGGCATCTGAGGATGCAGAATATATTACAGGGCAGACCATTCATGTCGATGGCGGCATGGTGATGTAA
- the smc gene encoding chromosome segregation protein SMC, whose amino-acid sequence MFLKRLETVGFKSFAERISVDFVSGVTSVVGPNGSGKSNITDAIRWVLGEQSARSLRGAKMEDIIFAGSESRKPLNMAEVTLTLNNTDQILPLDYEEVSVTRRVFRSGESEFYINNQSCRLKDIVDLFMDSGLGREAFSIISQGKVEEILSSKAEERRSIFEEAAGVLKYKQRKKKAESKLFETQENLNRVEDIIHEINGQLEPLREQASVAKDYLEKKEDLKQIEISLLITQIEDVHDEWQDLLQQLELVKEKEAELKSNIRTKETAIEQKRDHMTALDESLEDLQETLLSLTQELESLEGKKELMKERHKHFAENKTKLEAEYEVLSAQVKSLGETAAAENEKLKDLLQKRKATKKSMKQTNEALKQGPEDIEDQIEDYKSEYIDLLNAQAAKRNEKQTLEQQLIQLNNKKGLQQGKFQALDEERTKQEQALTTLTAQLEKESSQRRELEQQLAALQESSEENERSYEEWQQKLYQGYQYLEKMRSKKEMLEELKEDYSGYFHGVREILKAREKSAVTGVEGAVLEVIDIPSNLLTAIETALGAQAQHVIVKDEQAGRQAIHWLKKHNKGRATFLPLATIQPRSIHGQALSSLYGEAGYIGVAADLINYDEPFSAAIKHLLGHIVIAEDLEAANKIARILNRKYRIVTLEGDVVNPGGSMSGGAQKKSNQSLFTREKELQELTDKINEFDKKAKDVEEKVKGLKTTVSDQAVEIQQLQNRVNELKNTEYETQSNKRELKVKIDHLNDQLVMYDQDQSQYVTDKEQIDHRLQSLDKELKELTIELEKVQQKIDELTAAKGRQQKDEADLRDQHQKLQIQFAEQESGVANQQEKTQRLQSELAHAKEQLENNQHSYQQLIEVADSNQTEEEVDEQISLTRKRKETAAGHINDRRTERNELAETVQQEERELKELSRVHQNYVTDIQQKEVKTNRLDVELENMLTYLQEEYVITFEKAKHDYERVENKDQASTQVKLIKRAIEELGTVNLGAIEEYDRIVERYDFLTGQQSDLLEAKETLHSIINEMDHEMKRRFEDTFTKIRNEFGDVFKDLFGGGIADLKLTDPDNLLETGVDIVAQPPGKKLQNLSLLSGGERALTAIALLFSILRVRPVPFCVLDEVEAALDEANVDRFARFLKEFSQQTQFIVITHRKGTMEESDVLYGVTMQESGVSKLVSVRLEETVDLIEA is encoded by the coding sequence ATGTTCCTCAAACGACTAGAAACCGTAGGATTTAAATCATTTGCTGAACGAATTTCCGTTGATTTCGTTTCAGGAGTTACTTCAGTAGTAGGGCCAAACGGGAGCGGAAAAAGTAATATAACCGATGCGATTCGATGGGTATTAGGCGAACAGTCCGCCCGTTCCTTAAGAGGTGCGAAGATGGAAGATATCATTTTCGCAGGAAGTGAATCAAGAAAGCCTTTGAATATGGCAGAAGTTACGCTTACCTTAAACAACACTGATCAGATTCTTCCACTTGATTATGAAGAGGTAAGTGTGACGAGAAGAGTGTTTCGGTCCGGGGAAAGTGAATTCTACATAAACAACCAATCATGCCGATTAAAAGATATCGTAGATTTATTTATGGATTCCGGACTCGGCCGGGAAGCCTTCTCGATAATAAGCCAGGGGAAAGTAGAAGAGATTTTAAGCTCCAAAGCTGAAGAAAGACGTTCGATCTTTGAAGAGGCTGCAGGTGTCCTAAAATATAAGCAGCGAAAAAAGAAAGCAGAATCAAAGCTTTTTGAAACACAGGAAAACTTAAACCGTGTAGAAGATATCATTCACGAAATCAATGGCCAGCTTGAGCCTTTACGTGAACAGGCCTCAGTAGCTAAAGACTATTTAGAAAAGAAAGAAGATCTCAAACAAATCGAGATCTCTTTACTAATCACTCAAATTGAAGATGTGCATGATGAATGGCAGGACCTCTTACAGCAGCTGGAGTTAGTTAAAGAAAAAGAAGCCGAATTAAAATCGAACATTCGAACGAAAGAAACGGCTATTGAGCAAAAGCGTGATCATATGACTGCACTTGATGAATCGCTCGAAGACCTTCAGGAAACGTTATTATCACTCACTCAGGAACTTGAAAGCCTCGAAGGTAAAAAAGAGCTCATGAAAGAACGTCATAAGCATTTTGCCGAAAATAAAACAAAACTTGAAGCCGAATATGAAGTCTTAAGTGCTCAAGTCAAAAGCTTGGGAGAAACGGCTGCTGCAGAAAACGAGAAGCTGAAAGACCTTCTTCAAAAGCGTAAAGCTACGAAAAAAAGCATGAAGCAGACTAATGAAGCATTAAAGCAGGGGCCTGAAGACATTGAGGACCAAATCGAGGATTACAAAAGTGAATACATCGATCTGCTCAATGCTCAAGCCGCCAAGCGTAATGAAAAGCAGACGCTTGAGCAGCAGCTGATCCAGCTCAATAATAAAAAAGGGCTTCAGCAAGGCAAGTTCCAGGCTTTAGATGAAGAAAGAACGAAGCAGGAACAAGCCCTTACAACATTGACCGCCCAGCTTGAAAAAGAGTCGAGTCAGAGGCGTGAGCTTGAACAGCAGCTTGCTGCCCTTCAAGAGAGCAGTGAAGAAAATGAGCGTTCTTATGAGGAATGGCAGCAGAAGCTGTATCAAGGCTATCAGTATTTAGAAAAAATGAGATCGAAAAAAGAAATGCTGGAAGAGCTGAAGGAAGATTATTCAGGCTACTTCCACGGTGTAAGGGAAATTTTGAAAGCAAGAGAAAAATCGGCAGTTACCGGTGTCGAAGGTGCAGTGCTTGAGGTCATTGATATCCCGTCCAACTTGCTGACCGCAATCGAAACAGCGCTTGGAGCCCAGGCCCAGCACGTCATCGTTAAAGATGAGCAGGCCGGGCGTCAGGCCATTCACTGGCTGAAGAAGCATAACAAAGGGAGAGCCACTTTCCTCCCCCTTGCTACCATTCAGCCTCGCTCTATCCATGGACAGGCGCTGTCTTCCCTATATGGCGAAGCAGGATATATTGGTGTCGCAGCTGACCTAATTAATTATGACGAACCATTCTCAGCCGCAATTAAACACCTGCTCGGCCATATTGTGATTGCTGAGGATTTGGAGGCAGCCAATAAAATTGCCCGAATCTTAAACCGTAAATACCGCATCGTTACGTTAGAAGGCGACGTCGTGAACCCTGGCGGCTCGATGTCAGGCGGGGCCCAGAAAAAGTCCAATCAGTCGCTGTTTACCCGCGAGAAAGAACTGCAGGAACTGACTGATAAGATCAATGAGTTCGATAAGAAAGCCAAAGATGTTGAGGAAAAGGTGAAAGGTCTCAAAACAACGGTTTCTGATCAGGCGGTTGAGATCCAGCAGCTCCAGAACCGTGTCAATGAGTTGAAAAATACTGAATATGAAACACAATCCAACAAACGAGAACTGAAGGTAAAGATCGATCACTTAAACGATCAGCTCGTTATGTATGACCAGGATCAGTCTCAGTATGTCACGGATAAAGAACAGATTGACCATCGGCTGCAAAGCCTTGATAAGGAATTGAAGGAACTTACGATTGAGCTTGAGAAGGTACAGCAGAAGATCGATGAGCTTACGGCTGCCAAAGGGCGTCAGCAGAAGGATGAAGCTGATTTAAGAGATCAGCATCAAAAACTGCAGATTCAGTTTGCAGAACAGGAATCAGGGGTGGCGAATCAGCAGGAGAAAACCCAGCGTCTGCAAAGTGAACTTGCTCATGCGAAAGAACAGCTTGAGAATAATCAACATTCCTATCAGCAGCTCATCGAAGTCGCCGATTCCAATCAGACAGAGGAAGAAGTCGATGAACAAATTTCTTTAACAAGAAAACGGAAGGAAACAGCGGCAGGCCATATCAACGACCGCCGCACAGAAAGAAATGAACTTGCAGAAACGGTGCAGCAGGAAGAAAGAGAGCTTAAAGAACTAAGCCGGGTTCACCAAAATTATGTGACGGATATTCAGCAAAAAGAAGTGAAAACGAACCGTCTTGATGTAGAGCTTGAAAATATGCTTACTTACTTGCAAGAGGAATACGTGATTACTTTTGAAAAAGCAAAACATGATTATGAGCGTGTAGAGAACAAAGATCAGGCTTCCACTCAAGTTAAACTAATCAAGCGGGCCATTGAAGAGCTCGGAACGGTAAACCTTGGAGCGATTGAAGAGTATGACAGGATCGTCGAGCGCTACGACTTCTTAACAGGTCAGCAGTCTGATCTGCTTGAAGCGAAAGAAACGCTGCATTCTATTATTAATGAGATGGACCATGAAATGAAGCGGCGGTTTGAGGATACGTTTACGAAGATCCGCAATGAATTTGGCGACGTCTTTAAAGATCTGTTTGGTGGAGGAATTGCCGATCTTAAGTTAACCGATCCTGATAATCTTCTTGAAACGGGTGTTGATATTGTCGCACAGCCTCCTGGTAAGAAGCTGCAAAACTTAAGCCTGCTTTCCGGAGGAGAACGCGCCTTAACAGCGATTGCTCTTCTGTTTTCCATCCTGAGAGTCCGGCCTGTTCCATTCTGTGTGCTTGATGAGGTGGAAGCCGCACTCGACGAAGCAAACGTGGACCGGTTTGCCCGCTTCTTAAAGGAATTCAGTCAGCAAACCCAGTTTATTGTGATCACCCACCGCAAAGGAACAATGGAAGAGTCCGACGTCCTCTATGGAGTGACGATGCAGGAATCGGGAGTCTCTAAACTGGTGTCCGTACGTTTAGAAGAGACAGTAGATCTAATAGAAGCCTGA
- the plsX gene encoding phosphate acyltransferase PlsX: MRIAIDAMGGDHAPEAIVKGAVQAVSSINKLEITLIGDESKITPFLQGQNNISVIHTTEMITSEDEPVRAVRRKKQASMVLMAKEVKEGRADGCISAGNTGALMSVGLFGVGRLEGVERPALSPTLPTEDGRGFLMLDVGANVDAKPQHLLQYGIIGSIYSEKVRDVKNPRVGLLNVGTEDGKGSELTKKAFSLLSDAPINFVGNVEARDLLQGVADVVVTDGFTGNVALKTLEGTALTMFSMIKQTFLSSFKTKLAAGLVKNDLRGLKDKLDYSEYGGAGLFGLAAPVIKAHGSSNDRAVYNAIRQACHMIEKDVTPTIKTALQEFERTGGEV, translated from the coding sequence ATGAGAATAGCTATTGATGCTATGGGAGGAGATCATGCTCCTGAAGCTATTGTTAAGGGAGCAGTTCAGGCTGTTTCGTCGATAAATAAACTGGAAATTACGCTGATTGGTGATGAAAGTAAAATCACCCCCTTTTTACAGGGGCAGAACAATATTTCCGTCATACATACAACTGAAATGATCACGTCTGAAGACGAGCCGGTCAGAGCTGTACGCCGCAAGAAACAGGCTTCGATGGTTTTAATGGCGAAAGAAGTTAAGGAAGGCCGGGCTGATGGCTGTATTTCTGCAGGGAATACAGGTGCATTAATGAGTGTCGGGCTGTTTGGGGTCGGCCGATTAGAAGGTGTAGAACGTCCGGCGTTAAGTCCGACACTGCCAACGGAAGACGGCAGAGGCTTTTTAATGCTCGATGTTGGAGCTAATGTAGATGCGAAACCGCAGCACCTTCTTCAGTATGGGATCATCGGATCTATTTACTCTGAAAAAGTGCGAGACGTGAAAAATCCCCGCGTCGGGTTATTAAATGTTGGGACAGAGGATGGAAAGGGAAGTGAGCTAACGAAAAAAGCTTTCTCCTTATTATCTGATGCACCAATCAATTTCGTCGGCAATGTGGAGGCGCGCGATCTGCTTCAAGGTGTTGCTGATGTTGTAGTGACCGATGGATTTACAGGCAATGTCGCGTTGAAAACGCTCGAAGGCACAGCTTTGACGATGTTTTCCATGATCAAGCAGACGTTTTTGTCCAGCTTTAAGACAAAATTGGCTGCCGGCTTAGTAAAGAATGATCTAAGAGGCCTAAAGGATAAACTCGATTATTCTGAATACGGCGGCGCCGGCCTGTTTGGATTAGCCGCCCCTGTTATTAAAGCTCACGGGTCATCGAATGACCGTGCAGTATATAATGCCATCCGCCAGGCGTGCCACATGATTGAAAAAGATGTGACTCCAACTATAAAAACAGCTTTACAAGAGTTCGAACGTACAGGAGGAGAAGTATGA
- the fabD gene encoding ACP S-malonyltransferase — translation MKKVAFIYPGQGSQEVGMGQKMHEHYPEVQELFTEADEALGYSLTSLMFEGPSEKLTKTENAQPALLLNSAAITEVLNKEGIEPQMTAGHSLGEYSALVAAGSLSTIDAVKLVHERGKLMEEAYPTGKGAMAAVLGMKQEDIQAVLNDIGDEEPVDLANINCPGQIVISGTAPGVEKASEQLKEAGAKRVLPLNVSGPFHSRLMAPASEQFSFKLDSVDIEDASIPVYANVTAEPVQQAEKIEKLLVEQLYSPVRFHEILDRFAEADLDAIVEVGQGKVLSGLVKKVNRRLKTFSVQDPESLQSFIEWYKEEK, via the coding sequence ATGAAAAAAGTAGCTTTTATCTATCCGGGTCAGGGTTCCCAGGAAGTAGGAATGGGACAGAAAATGCACGAGCATTATCCTGAAGTGCAGGAACTTTTTACAGAAGCAGACGAAGCGTTAGGTTATTCTTTAACCTCGCTTATGTTTGAAGGACCTTCGGAAAAATTAACAAAAACCGAAAATGCACAGCCAGCCCTGCTTTTAAACAGTGCTGCGATAACAGAAGTGCTTAATAAAGAAGGCATTGAGCCGCAAATGACTGCAGGCCACAGCCTTGGTGAGTACAGTGCTCTTGTAGCCGCTGGTTCTCTAAGTACTATTGACGCTGTTAAGCTTGTCCATGAACGTGGGAAATTAATGGAAGAAGCTTACCCGACAGGAAAAGGCGCAATGGCTGCCGTCTTAGGTATGAAGCAGGAAGACATTCAAGCCGTTTTAAACGATATAGGAGATGAAGAGCCGGTAGACTTGGCAAATATCAACTGCCCAGGGCAGATTGTCATCTCAGGAACAGCCCCTGGAGTTGAGAAAGCTTCTGAGCAGTTAAAAGAAGCTGGAGCCAAACGCGTGCTTCCCTTAAACGTCAGCGGTCCTTTTCACTCTCGTTTAATGGCTCCGGCAAGTGAGCAGTTCTCCTTTAAACTGGACAGTGTAGATATTGAGGATGCTTCTATTCCCGTTTACGCGAACGTAACAGCTGAACCAGTTCAGCAGGCAGAGAAAATTGAGAAACTGCTTGTGGAGCAGCTTTATTCCCCAGTAAGGTTCCACGAGATTCTTGATCGGTTTGCGGAAGCGGATTTAGATGCAATCGTCGAAGTGGGACAGGGAAAAGTCTTAAGCGGACTGGTTAAAAAGGTGAACCGCCGCTTAAAAACATTCTCGGTTCAAGACCCTGAATCTCTGCAAAGCTTTATAGAATGGTATAAGGAGGAAAAATAA
- the fapR gene encoding transcription factor FapR, translating into MKLTKKQRQSELKETIESTPFITDEELAKQFGVSIQTIRLDRMELAIPELRERIKSVATHEWNETVKALPIEEVIGEVVDLELDKRAISILDIKAEHVFSRNNIARGHHLFAQANSLAVAVIDEDLALTAGSTIKFTRPVKRGERVVAKAAVKGEDDKGRTIVDVHSYVDNEEVFAGSFKMYRENDPKERNNS; encoded by the coding sequence ATGAAGCTCACAAAGAAGCAGCGGCAAAGTGAATTGAAGGAAACGATTGAGTCTACTCCTTTTATTACAGATGAGGAGCTGGCGAAGCAGTTTGGGGTTAGTATTCAGACGATCCGTCTAGATCGAATGGAGCTGGCGATTCCTGAGCTGCGCGAACGAATTAAGTCAGTAGCGACTCACGAGTGGAATGAAACCGTGAAAGCTTTGCCTATTGAAGAAGTTATTGGAGAAGTCGTCGATTTAGAGCTCGATAAAAGAGCCATTTCCATTCTCGATATTAAGGCCGAGCATGTATTTTCGAGAAACAACATTGCGAGAGGCCATCATCTTTTTGCACAGGCGAATTCATTGGCAGTGGCCGTAATTGATGAAGATCTTGCATTGACTGCAGGATCAACGATTAAATTCACCCGCCCAGTTAAACGAGGAGAGCGGGTGGTTGCTAAAGCTGCTGTTAAAGGTGAAGATGATAAAGGGCGGACAATCGTGGACGTCCATAGTTATGTTGATAATGAAGAAGTATTTGCTGGATCATTTAAAATGTACCGTGAAAATGATCCAAAGGAGAGGAATAACTCATGA
- a CDS encoding DUF1128 domain-containing protein yields MSLQEATQDNLNYIIDDMAERLQVVNRSIMDPEDYDLNKYDEIKSLHEVIQMKGQLSVSEIQAFVQELGNYRKQS; encoded by the coding sequence GTGAGTCTTCAAGAAGCTACCCAAGATAACCTAAACTATATCATTGACGATATGGCTGAACGCCTTCAAGTCGTTAACCGCTCTATCATGGACCCTGAAGATTATGACTTGAACAAATACGATGAGATTAAATCTCTGCATGAAGTCATTCAAATGAAAGGCCAATTGAGCGTTTCTGAAATTCAAGCCTTCGTTCAGGAATTAGGAAACTATCGCAAACAGTCCTGA
- the acpP gene encoding acyl carrier protein encodes MADTFDRVKQIIVDRLDADESKVTMEASFKEDLEADSLDVVELVMELEDEFDMEISDEEAENINTVGDAVNYINSQS; translated from the coding sequence ATGGCAGATACATTTGATCGCGTTAAACAAATCATTGTGGACCGTCTAGATGCAGACGAGTCTAAAGTAACAATGGAAGCTTCCTTCAAAGAAGACCTAGAAGCAGATTCTCTTGACGTTGTTGAACTAGTAATGGAGCTTGAGGACGAGTTTGATATGGAAATTTCTGATGAAGAAGCTGAAAACATTAATACAGTTGGCGACGCTGTTAATTACATAAACAGCCAGTCGTAA
- the rnc gene encoding ribonuclease III, producing MEDFSSFQNKVNIKFNDVSLLEQAFTHSSYVNEHRKTDREDNERLEFLGDAVLELGVSQFLYREFPEMTEGELTKYRASIVCEISLVKFANDLNFQDLILLGKGEEMTGGRNRPALLADVFEAFIGAVYLDKGFDEVVKFLHKYVYPKIKSGAFSHAMDFKSQLQEFIQRDRNSRIEYQIVEERGPAHSREFIAHVMVQEETVGVGIGRTKKEAEQKAAQQALLNQGAI from the coding sequence ATGGAGGATTTTTCCAGTTTCCAAAACAAAGTAAATATAAAATTTAATGATGTTTCGTTGCTGGAGCAAGCTTTTACCCATTCATCCTATGTGAATGAGCATCGTAAGACCGATCGTGAAGACAACGAGCGGCTGGAGTTCCTAGGGGATGCCGTGCTTGAACTGGGAGTTTCTCAATTCCTTTATAGAGAATTTCCGGAAATGACAGAAGGGGAACTGACGAAGTACAGAGCTTCCATCGTTTGTGAAATCTCACTCGTCAAGTTTGCCAATGACCTGAATTTCCAGGATCTCATTCTATTAGGAAAAGGGGAAGAGATGACAGGCGGACGTAACCGCCCGGCTCTCTTGGCAGATGTCTTTGAAGCTTTCATTGGGGCTGTCTATTTAGACAAAGGCTTCGATGAAGTGGTCAAATTCCTACACAAGTACGTTTATCCTAAGATTAAGAGTGGTGCTTTTTCTCATGCGATGGATTTTAAAAGTCAGCTGCAGGAATTTATTCAAAGAGACCGCAACAGCAGAATTGAATACCAGATTGTGGAAGAAAGAGGGCCTGCTCACAGCCGTGAATTTATTGCCCACGTGATGGTACAAGAAGAAACGGTAGGAGTCGGAATCGGGCGGACGAAGAAAGAAGCTGAGCAGAAAGCAGCTCAACAGGCATTGCTCAATCAGGGAGCCATTTAA